A genomic segment from Flammeovirga pectinis encodes:
- a CDS encoding sulfatase-like hydrolase/transferase produces the protein MKKLLLFTINLILLSTSLTFATTWYVSTTGDNSNNGELSTPFLTIDYALSIAADDDTIHILGTITESQIMITKSITIEGDSPSTSIVQSDNISAIELLAGVNPPTLVSNSRIFTINTVGINVRFKNLTIQNSVDLGQGGAIINNKSASVLEIESCNFINNYSANSGGAIATNQELSIKNSSFIGNESASHSGAVNNNSGGYPLTIENSLFSGNKASGTGSGGAVRTNSQNVSLVNNTFVNNSTSAVNKVEGVNFFGSTGTINLYNNIFYNNKGESDDRVDGEDLSISTTGTITVNASANIISYIHASTTRGLFTGNNNLLQSANVTADLIKFGPLQQAQNGLYVLPIYPTSIGDNTGDETNGTLEDALGFVKTNYDRGHLSIGSTPIAPIFITDQYQNYPENQEALTLKTLSESNAVSFEIIGGEDQSAFTIDNNGDLSFNTQPQLGIPNDTDNDNVYKVEVKITEGNLSSTQLFELSIVGAKLNVVMIVLDDLNDYAGFMGGHLQTKTPNIDRLASQGVSFMNAHSNAPLCDPSRASFLNGILPITSQHFGTGNSNWKNNVVLKESKLISEYFMDNGYTTYKTGKITHSTSGENSWWDYVHENSHDYGPLAYNGVGGAVHQNSVHQMHDAGGSLDGVYGRLSDIPRVRTHSSLQNASRYTEGWFSTTSKTAFRYVTEEDRDLMPDEKNVAWTAANIKALNDMDSDDPFFMAVGIIRPHSPFVVPDKYFDMFPLEEIQLPEIFLDDRDDFTYDRSSRGHEIVDVLEHSHIDKNEGLKRYLQGYMASVAFADEMVGRVMTAVENSKFANNTIIMLYSDHGYNMGEKDYAHKNNLWEHGTRVPLIIKSPLFKATSGQKVDHPVSLVDIYPTLQDMCYLNGDTKHSALGADLDGHSLKPFLMDVNSQNFEGDEVAFSCIGNWFFKTKGHQNYGIKSKRFRYNNYADGQDELFDHLYDQNEFINVIDHPAYAEVKAAFDQKLKNKLHSEILLEDELSSTDNAFETSENLGKANVSWGNAYVHDNTLLQRNAAGNAFLTYEVNNPGDINIEIWAPLITVDGKKVPNDIGTLKVYASSDNLTWNEVLTTEILGNYTWDSNILTYQNADEFPQNTNFVKVVLEGDGAGYNLALLGKVEIFSKEDRNIIMNLDDLTVDVDPTIFDIDPNRMRTSEAILPVVADDFSSDNIYYQKSNNNYLTNDSGNSFHNDKYRFVKSGAEDAFITYEVDDVSGIRVEVVQHHSGTNIVNSDTVLTDAAVELFTSSDNITFTKVATRSVSLFIEDIINNEGQANEAMDLYRHSHKFAIISDQDLSQETKYVKVILKAENDWGTQLNGVYIYGQNNGGGTIKQDQVIAIEPIEDKTVTAADFDILATTTSGLPLSYSVSGPVVLEGTTLSLTGEAGEVAITVSQVGNGTFNTATESITFTVSALNITSISLSETDLQLNVGENHQLIANVLPTGIAAELMWSTDNPTVIEVNNQGVIEAISGGAATITVSTLDGTIYATATVISISNGVVSVPSIIEVTTTETTALISFLESSNAIYHRLEYKIDGKGWVEIDSVFNSAIDTYLLTDLIPESNYRFRMRGINSTRLSSWSPIVDFSTSGSNARKSSEVSSLENEISIYPNPIDNGFVTIVMQNSLIAFNVEVYNSIGQLHEIVKGKEVSNCKIDVTGWASGIYFMKIITDEFIETRRVIIK, from the coding sequence ATGAAAAAATTATTACTATTTACTATCAACTTAATCTTACTATCAACTAGTCTAACATTTGCAACGACTTGGTACGTGAGTACAACTGGAGATAACTCTAATAATGGAGAGTTATCTACACCCTTTCTTACAATTGATTATGCTTTAAGCATTGCCGCAGATGATGATACAATTCATATCTTAGGTACAATAACAGAAAGCCAAATAATGATCACTAAATCAATTACGATAGAAGGAGACTCGCCATCTACTTCAATTGTTCAAAGTGATAATATTTCTGCAATTGAATTACTAGCAGGAGTCAATCCTCCTACCTTAGTAAGTAATTCACGTATTTTTACAATAAATACTGTTGGCATTAATGTGAGGTTTAAAAACTTAACTATTCAAAACAGTGTCGATCTTGGTCAGGGAGGAGCTATTATAAACAATAAGTCAGCCTCAGTTCTTGAAATTGAAAGCTGTAATTTTATTAATAATTACTCTGCAAATTCAGGAGGTGCTATTGCTACCAATCAAGAGTTATCTATTAAAAACTCTTCGTTTATAGGTAACGAAAGTGCGTCTCATTCTGGAGCCGTTAATAATAATTCAGGTGGGTATCCTTTAACTATAGAGAATTCTTTATTTTCAGGTAATAAAGCCAGTGGTACGGGTAGTGGTGGTGCCGTTAGAACTAATTCGCAAAATGTTTCTTTAGTAAATAATACTTTTGTAAATAATAGTACATCGGCTGTAAATAAAGTAGAAGGGGTTAACTTCTTCGGATCTACAGGTACAATTAATTTATATAATAATATTTTTTATAATAATAAAGGCGAAAGTGATGATAGAGTAGATGGCGAAGATTTAAGTATTTCTACCACTGGAACTATCACAGTTAATGCTAGTGCTAATATAATTTCTTACATTCATGCATCCACAACAAGAGGTTTGTTTACAGGGAATAATAACCTTTTGCAAAGTGCTAATGTTACTGCTGATTTAATAAAATTTGGACCATTACAACAAGCACAAAATGGGTTATATGTATTGCCTATTTACCCTACATCAATCGGAGATAATACAGGTGATGAAACAAATGGAACTTTAGAAGATGCGTTGGGTTTTGTAAAAACAAATTATGATAGAGGACATCTTTCGATTGGTTCAACACCAATAGCACCAATATTTATCACTGATCAATATCAAAATTATCCTGAAAATCAAGAAGCTTTAACGTTAAAAACATTGTCGGAAAGTAATGCCGTAAGTTTTGAGATTATTGGAGGAGAAGATCAAAGTGCTTTTACAATAGATAATAATGGTGATTTATCTTTTAATACTCAACCTCAATTGGGAATTCCTAATGATACTGATAACGATAATGTTTATAAAGTAGAGGTGAAAATTACGGAAGGAAATTTATCTTCAACTCAACTTTTTGAACTCAGTATTGTAGGGGCAAAACTAAATGTTGTCATGATCGTTTTAGATGATTTAAACGATTATGCGGGCTTTATGGGAGGTCATTTGCAAACAAAAACGCCAAATATAGATCGTTTAGCAAGTCAAGGTGTATCTTTTATGAACGCACATTCTAATGCACCATTATGTGATCCATCAAGAGCTAGTTTCTTGAACGGTATCTTGCCAATTACATCACAACATTTTGGTACTGGTAATAGTAATTGGAAAAACAATGTAGTTCTAAAAGAATCAAAATTGATTTCCGAATATTTTATGGACAATGGTTATACAACCTATAAAACTGGTAAAATAACACACTCAACAAGTGGTGAAAACAGTTGGTGGGATTATGTTCATGAAAACTCTCATGATTATGGTCCATTAGCTTACAATGGAGTTGGAGGTGCAGTGCATCAAAACTCAGTACATCAAATGCACGATGCTGGCGGTTCTTTAGATGGAGTTTATGGGAGATTATCTGATATACCACGAGTGAGAACACATTCGTCTTTGCAAAATGCATCAAGGTATACTGAAGGGTGGTTTAGTACTACATCTAAAACGGCATTTAGATATGTAACAGAAGAAGACAGAGATTTAATGCCAGATGAAAAAAATGTGGCATGGACTGCTGCTAATATTAAAGCATTAAATGACATGGATAGTGACGACCCGTTTTTTATGGCCGTTGGAATTATTAGACCTCACTCTCCATTTGTTGTTCCTGATAAATATTTTGATATGTTCCCTTTAGAGGAGATTCAATTACCAGAAATATTTTTAGATGATCGAGATGATTTTACATACGATCGTTCTAGTAGAGGACATGAAATTGTAGATGTTTTAGAGCACAGCCATATTGATAAAAATGAGGGGCTAAAAAGGTACTTACAAGGGTATATGGCTAGTGTTGCTTTTGCAGATGAAATGGTTGGTAGAGTAATGACTGCCGTAGAAAACAGCAAATTTGCAAACAATACAATTATTATGTTGTATAGTGACCATGGTTATAATATGGGTGAAAAAGATTATGCACATAAAAACAACCTTTGGGAGCATGGAACTCGTGTGCCTTTAATTATTAAATCTCCACTTTTTAAGGCAACAAGCGGACAAAAAGTAGATCACCCTGTCTCGTTAGTAGATATTTACCCTACGCTACAAGATATGTGTTACCTAAATGGGGATACTAAGCATTCAGCATTAGGAGCAGATTTAGACGGACATAGTCTAAAACCATTTTTGATGGATGTAAATTCACAAAATTTTGAAGGTGATGAAGTGGCTTTCTCTTGTATTGGGAATTGGTTTTTCAAAACAAAAGGTCACCAAAATTACGGAATCAAAAGTAAACGTTTTAGATATAATAATTATGCAGATGGACAAGATGAACTGTTTGATCATCTATACGATCAAAATGAGTTTATTAATGTAATTGATCATCCTGCATACGCTGAAGTAAAAGCAGCTTTTGATCAAAAATTAAAAAATAAACTTCATTCAGAAATACTATTAGAGGATGAGCTAAGTTCAACTGATAATGCATTTGAAACAAGTGAGAACTTAGGTAAAGCAAATGTATCATGGGGAAATGCTTACGTTCATGACAATACTTTACTACAAAGAAATGCTGCTGGAAATGCTTTCCTTACCTATGAAGTGAATAACCCAGGTGATATAAATATTGAAATTTGGGCTCCATTAATTACTGTGGATGGCAAGAAAGTACCAAATGATATTGGGACACTAAAAGTATATGCATCTTCTGATAATTTAACTTGGAATGAAGTTTTAACAACAGAAATTTTAGGTAATTATACATGGGATAGCAATATTTTAACCTACCAAAATGCAGATGAATTCCCACAGAATACAAACTTTGTAAAAGTGGTTTTAGAAGGAGATGGAGCAGGTTATAATTTAGCACTATTAGGTAAGGTAGAAATTTTCTCTAAAGAGGACAGAAACATTATTATGAATCTGGATGACCTTACTGTAGATGTAGACCCGACAATTTTTGATATCGACCCAAATAGAATGAGAACTAGCGAAGCTATTCTTCCTGTTGTAGCAGATGATTTTAGTTCTGATAATATCTATTACCAGAAATCAAATAATAATTACTTGACAAATGATAGTGGAAATAGTTTTCATAATGATAAATACCGTTTTGTAAAAAGTGGTGCAGAAGATGCATTTATAACATATGAAGTAGACGATGTAAGCGGTATACGTGTAGAAGTTGTACAACACCATAGTGGTACTAATATTGTAAATTCTGATACTGTATTGACAGATGCTGCAGTAGAATTGTTTACTTCTTCAGACAATATAACGTTTACTAAAGTGGCTACTAGATCAGTTTCTTTATTTATTGAAGACATTATTAATAATGAAGGACAAGCTAACGAAGCAATGGATTTGTATCGTCATTCTCATAAATTTGCAATCATTTCTGACCAAGATTTATCACAAGAAACAAAATATGTAAAGGTTATTTTAAAAGCAGAAAATGATTGGGGCACACAACTAAATGGTGTTTATATTTATGGTCAGAATAATGGAGGGGGCACTATAAAACAAGACCAAGTAATTGCTATAGAACCTATAGAAGACAAAACGGTTACCGCTGCAGATTTTGATATTCTTGCAACAACTACATCAGGTTTACCATTAAGTTATTCTGTTTCTGGACCTGTAGTTTTGGAAGGAACAACCCTTTCTTTAACAGGAGAAGCTGGAGAAGTTGCTATAACTGTTTCACAAGTGGGTAACGGAACATTCAATACCGCAACTGAAAGCATTACATTTACTGTATCTGCTTTAAATATCACGAGTATTTCATTAAGCGAAACTGACCTGCAATTAAACGTTGGCGAGAATCATCAACTTATTGCTAATGTACTACCTACTGGGATAGCTGCAGAATTAATGTGGAGTACAGACAATCCGACAGTAATAGAGGTAAATAACCAAGGAGTAATAGAAGCAATTAGTGGCGGTGCTGCAACAATTACTGTGTCTACTTTAGACGGTACTATTTATGCAACAGCAACAGTAATTTCTATATCAAATGGAGTTGTAAGTGTACCTTCTATTATTGAGGTAACCACAACAGAAACAACAGCTTTAATTTCATTTTTAGAAAGTAGTAATGCTATTTATCATAGGTTGGAATATAAAATTGATGGAAAAGGATGGGTTGAAATTGATAGTGTTTTTAACAGTGCGATAGATACATATCTTTTAACTGATCTTATTCCAGAATCAAATTATCGATTTAGAATGAGAGGCATAAACAGTACTAGGCTTTCTTCATGGTCTCCAATAGTAGATTTTTCAACGTCAGGGAGTAATGCAAGAAAATCATCAGAGGTTTCTAGCTTAGAAAATGAAATTAGTATTTATCCTAATCCAATAGATAATGGATTTGTAACCATTGTAATGCAAAATTCATTAATAGCTTTTAATGTAGAGGTGTATAATAGTATAGGGCAACTACATGAAATAGTAAAAGGTAAAGAAGTATCAAATTGTAAGATTGATGTTACAGGTTGGGCTTCTGGCATCTATTTTATGAAAATCATTACAGATGAATTTATAGAAACAAGAAGAGTAATCATTAAATAA
- a CDS encoding Ig-like domain-containing protein translates to MMKRLVLLTFLILNSLQLTAQNTYYVDIENGADANNGLTKETAWKTITKVKSFRTKYVPGDSILFHTDQVWEGQLVLNNFVGTKENPITFSSYGTGVKPHIKGNGEGTMAVHLMNCAYITFDGFEVTNRGESPLGGRYGIEIRANNKGEIYGTQVKNCDIHDINGEQDKNDGQGGGILVKNTGSTTRSRVVDVLIEGNHIYDVVRNGIYGNYNFGLDTPFRNKNVLIRKNLIERIPGDAIVAFGMENAIVEYNICRDFSPLLDLENNAAAGIWAFNSVNTIIQHNQVSGHQAKHDGQGYDADFNCENTIIQYNYSFDNVGGFVLICNDGSKETAKNIKPIVRYNLSINDGFRTDGKKYANKVPAIHIAGPVTEAQIYNNTIYAPKKPASVDKEFVKSNSWFGFADKTTFYNNTFYGVESMAFNMTSSTNNVFSNNAYYGTTNALDSNPMIGTVEGNHYAALVSKRTNGFNVENAGGMDFFGNTAKPTDVGFFSGDEEEHLSLSQRLVQNKLVASINTTVNNGTLKVVNLLDSLMEEQSHAVINGNIEIDASSYPQGVYSVILEGNGILISQKFIKVKDLGFEEDEEEEKNEVTLSVGETKKLTKEGAITWSSDNTSVVTVDETGLINAIGGGKATVTALNHLNEIIATIEVTSISYGNVGAPSNVTVKALDTSATISFTEGSNATFHKIAFRKQGQDWVEIDSIYNDNKEEYVLIGLDVLSTYEVKVSAVNFTNTSGWTSIVTFVTQINVTGITLNKSELSIYVGEDDQLEGTILPNNATVKDIKWTSDDSSVASVDESGVVTAIKSGVTNVNATTVDGDFIATVTITSVLNTVDDAPITSIGENDEVLQNIVVYPNPTSQSYFNIDFNKISSGTIEMYNTIGLVVKEIKVYNQTVVKLEIKDLNAGVYFIVISVGGKMITKKLIVE, encoded by the coding sequence ATGATGAAAAGATTGGTACTACTAACATTTCTAATTCTCAATTCTTTACAACTTACTGCTCAAAATACTTACTATGTAGATATAGAAAATGGAGCAGATGCGAATAACGGATTGACGAAAGAAACGGCTTGGAAAACAATTACTAAAGTGAAATCCTTTAGAACAAAATATGTTCCTGGCGACTCTATATTATTCCATACAGATCAAGTATGGGAAGGACAATTAGTGTTGAATAACTTTGTAGGAACTAAAGAAAACCCGATCACTTTTAGCTCTTATGGTACAGGTGTAAAACCACATATAAAAGGTAATGGAGAGGGCACTATGGCCGTACATTTAATGAATTGTGCATACATTACTTTTGATGGTTTTGAAGTAACAAACAGAGGTGAATCGCCATTAGGAGGGAGATATGGTATTGAAATTCGTGCAAATAATAAAGGTGAAATCTATGGTACTCAAGTAAAAAATTGCGATATCCACGATATAAACGGTGAACAAGATAAGAACGATGGCCAAGGTGGTGGAATCTTAGTTAAAAATACAGGAAGTACCACTAGAAGTAGAGTTGTTGATGTTCTTATTGAAGGAAACCATATTTATGATGTGGTAAGAAATGGTATATACGGCAATTACAATTTTGGTTTGGATACACCATTTAGAAATAAAAATGTACTTATTCGTAAGAATTTAATTGAAAGAATACCAGGGGACGCAATTGTTGCTTTCGGGATGGAAAATGCAATTGTTGAATATAATATTTGTAGAGATTTTTCACCTCTTTTAGATTTAGAAAATAATGCAGCTGCAGGTATTTGGGCTTTTAATTCTGTAAATACCATTATTCAACACAATCAAGTAAGCGGACATCAGGCAAAGCACGATGGGCAAGGGTATGATGCTGATTTTAATTGCGAAAATACTATTATTCAATACAATTATAGTTTTGACAATGTAGGTGGCTTTGTCTTGATTTGTAATGATGGATCTAAAGAAACAGCTAAGAATATTAAACCAATTGTAAGGTATAACTTGAGTATAAATGATGGTTTCCGTACAGATGGGAAGAAATACGCCAACAAAGTTCCTGCTATTCATATTGCTGGCCCTGTTACAGAAGCACAGATCTATAATAACACAATTTACGCACCTAAAAAGCCTGCTTCTGTAGATAAAGAATTTGTAAAATCAAATAGTTGGTTTGGTTTTGCAGATAAAACTACATTTTATAATAATACTTTTTATGGTGTAGAATCAATGGCTTTTAACATGACATCAAGTACTAATAATGTTTTTTCTAACAACGCATATTATGGCACTACAAATGCTTTAGATAGTAACCCAATGATTGGTACTGTTGAAGGTAATCATTATGCTGCTTTAGTTTCTAAAAGAACCAATGGCTTTAATGTTGAAAATGCTGGAGGTATGGATTTCTTTGGTAACACTGCAAAGCCAACAGATGTCGGTTTTTTTAGTGGAGATGAAGAGGAACATTTATCGTTATCACAGCGACTAGTACAAAATAAATTAGTGGCCTCTATAAATACAACTGTAAATAATGGCACACTAAAAGTGGTTAATTTATTAGACTCCTTAATGGAGGAACAATCACATGCTGTAATTAATGGCAATATTGAAATAGATGCGTCATCTTATCCACAAGGGGTTTATAGTGTTATTTTAGAAGGAAATGGTATTTTAATTTCTCAGAAATTTATTAAAGTTAAAGACCTAGGTTTTGAAGAGGATGAGGAAGAAGAAAAAAATGAAGTAACATTATCTGTAGGCGAAACGAAGAAATTAACGAAAGAAGGTGCAATAACTTGGAGTAGCGACAATACATCTGTTGTAACAGTAGATGAAACAGGTTTAATTAATGCAATTGGAGGTGGAAAAGCGACGGTTACAGCGTTAAATCATCTGAATGAGATAATAGCAACAATTGAGGTTACTTCTATCTCTTATGGGAATGTTGGTGCACCATCAAATGTAACTGTAAAAGCTTTAGATACATCAGCAACAATTTCTTTTACAGAAGGGAGTAATGCTACTTTTCATAAAATTGCGTTTAGGAAACAAGGACAAGATTGGGTAGAAATAGATAGTATTTACAACGATAATAAAGAAGAATATGTGTTAATAGGACTCGATGTATTGTCAACCTATGAGGTTAAGGTAAGTGCTGTAAATTTCACTAATACGTCTGGATGGACTTCGATAGTTACTTTTGTAACACAAATTAATGTAACAGGAATCACTTTAAATAAATCTGAATTAAGTATTTATGTTGGAGAAGACGATCAACTAGAAGGTACTATTTTACCAAATAATGCTACTGTAAAAGATATTAAGTGGACCAGTGATGACAGTTCCGTAGCTTCAGTGGATGAAAGTGGAGTTGTAACTGCTATAAAAAGTGGGGTTACAAATGTAAACGCAACTACAGTTGATGGTGATTTTATTGCAACTGTAACAATAACTTCTGTATTAAATACTGTAGATGATGCTCCAATTACTTCAATTGGAGAAAATGATGAAGTTCTTCAAAATATAGTTGTCTACCCTAATCCTACTTCACAAAGTTATTTTAATATCGATTTTAATAAAATATCGAGTGGAACTATTGAAATGTATAATACAATTGGACTTGTTGTAAAAGAAATTAAGGTATATAACCAAACTGTTGTTAAGTTAGAAATTAAAGACTTAAATGCAGGTGTTTATTTTATTGTGATTTCTGTTGGTGGTAAGATGATTACGAAGAAGTTGATTGTTGAATAG
- a CDS encoding TonB-dependent receptor, translating into MHSKALLLLISIYLSLTTLVYAQQSGAIKGEIRDANSGEAIVFCTVLVESVHKSTYSNDYGNFEITHLKAGTYKILFARTGYKQFTKHVTITGNSTVNLEVLLEENQTQLDEVLIVEQSEATKMETQGFAAKSISTEKVQVQSIQLNNLLDETPGITVRQTGGMGSDASYSINGLTGNAIRFFIDGVPMEYYGSSYSINSLPVSIIEKMEVYKGVVPVELGSDALGGAINITTKNKTDKALDVSYSGGSFNTHQTSISGNYRDEKSGFTFRGSAFYNYSDNNYEVWGKDVYVTDPETGRIDRSVKAKRFNDAYQAYGTKLDIGFTDKKWADQFFISFLASDMYKEVQHGATMEIPYGERYYTQSTVMPSLSYNKKDFLAKGLDVSLFSAYSERTRQVVDTTKNVYNWYGEVWNTKPVGGEQGTPTLAKTDEGTFINRININYALNDNNTVTLNQVFTKFNRVSDDPMAEVGKRALNDEQNMTKNIMGLSLQNRAFDNKLKTNVFGKYYGYSYDNVDAVYENNIYVPYHKSSKDHNYGYGIASSYQLTSDFLVSLSYEKAIRIPKANELFGNDAQNVFATDSLKPEQSQNINLGFRYGTLYFGPHSLTLSTNLFYRDVTDLIQQTTFVTGGQDYFVYENLTSILSKGVDFQVDYNYDSKLDVTFSASYTDARDKAKYDQNGNENLHYNSRLKNEPFFQINSSVRYNFRDVIQEQGNLSVYWTIRYVHEFYRNWESIGKYDKDMIPTQFVNNAGVSYSFPKRKMSLSIDVKNIFNEQVFDNFAIQQPGRGVFMKINYSIF; encoded by the coding sequence ATGCATTCTAAAGCATTACTGTTATTAATTTCTATATATCTTTCGCTAACAACCTTGGTATACGCTCAGCAAAGTGGAGCAATAAAAGGGGAAATTAGAGATGCAAATTCTGGAGAAGCCATTGTTTTTTGTACTGTTTTAGTAGAATCAGTACATAAAAGTACATATTCTAATGACTATGGTAATTTTGAAATTACTCATCTAAAAGCTGGAACTTATAAAATTCTATTTGCTAGAACTGGCTATAAGCAATTCACCAAACACGTAACTATTACCGGAAATTCTACTGTAAACTTAGAAGTTTTATTAGAAGAGAATCAGACTCAACTAGATGAGGTTTTAATTGTTGAGCAATCTGAGGCGACAAAGATGGAAACGCAAGGTTTTGCGGCTAAATCAATCTCTACAGAAAAAGTACAGGTGCAATCTATTCAATTAAATAACCTTCTTGATGAAACGCCAGGTATTACAGTAAGACAAACAGGAGGAATGGGTTCCGATGCTTCTTATAGTATCAATGGCCTAACGGGTAATGCTATTCGCTTTTTTATTGATGGTGTTCCAATGGAATATTATGGAAGTTCGTATTCTATTAATTCATTGCCAGTATCAATTATAGAAAAAATGGAGGTTTATAAAGGTGTTGTTCCTGTGGAATTAGGAAGTGATGCCTTGGGTGGTGCAATCAATATTACTACAAAAAATAAAACAGACAAAGCATTAGATGTCTCTTATTCTGGTGGTTCTTTTAATACACATCAAACTTCTATAAGTGGTAATTACCGTGATGAAAAATCTGGTTTTACGTTTAGAGGTTCTGCATTTTATAATTACTCAGATAATAATTACGAAGTGTGGGGAAAGGATGTTTATGTTACAGATCCAGAAACGGGTAGAATTGATAGGAGTGTTAAAGCGAAACGTTTTAATGATGCATATCAAGCTTATGGTACTAAACTAGATATTGGTTTTACAGATAAAAAATGGGCAGATCAATTTTTTATCAGTTTCCTAGCTTCTGATATGTACAAAGAAGTACAACATGGAGCAACTATGGAAATCCCTTATGGCGAAAGATATTATACTCAGAGTACGGTTATGCCAAGTTTATCGTACAACAAAAAAGACTTTTTAGCTAAAGGCTTAGATGTGAGTTTATTTTCTGCTTATTCAGAAAGAACACGTCAGGTGGTAGATACTACAAAAAATGTATACAATTGGTATGGTGAAGTATGGAATACAAAGCCAGTAGGGGGCGAGCAAGGTACGCCAACTTTAGCAAAAACGGATGAGGGTACTTTTATTAATCGTATCAATATTAATTATGCTTTAAACGATAACAATACAGTTACTCTTAATCAGGTATTTACCAAATTTAATAGGGTATCTGATGATCCTATGGCAGAAGTGGGGAAAAGAGCTTTAAATGATGAGCAAAACATGACGAAAAATATCATGGGCTTATCTTTACAAAACAGAGCATTTGATAATAAATTAAAGACGAATGTTTTTGGTAAATACTACGGGTACAGCTACGATAATGTAGATGCCGTGTATGAAAACAATATCTATGTTCCGTATCATAAAAGTAGCAAAGACCACAATTATGGATATGGAATTGCTAGTAGTTACCAATTAACATCAGATTTTTTAGTGTCTTTATCTTATGAAAAAGCAATTCGTATTCCTAAAGCAAATGAACTGTTTGGTAACGATGCTCAAAACGTTTTTGCTACGGATTCATTAAAGCCAGAACAAAGTCAAAATATCAATTTAGGCTTTAGATATGGTACACTTTATTTTGGTCCGCATAGCTTAACACTCTCCACAAACTTATTTTATAGAGATGTTACAGACTTAATACAACAAACAACTTTTGTAACCGGTGGACAAGATTATTTTGTGTACGAAAACCTCACAAGTATTTTGAGTAAAGGAGTAGATTTTCAAGTAGATTATAACTATGATTCTAAATTAGATGTTACTTTCTCGGCTTCTTATACAGACGCAAGAGACAAGGCTAAGTATGATCAGAACGGGAACGAAAATCTACATTATAACTCTAGGTTAAAGAACGAACCGTTTTTTCAGATAAACAGTAGTGTTCGATATAATTTTAGAGATGTAATACAGGAACAAGGAAATTTAAGCGTTTATTGGACAATCCGTTACGTACACGAATTCTATAGAAACTGGGAGTCTATTGGTAAGTATGATAAAGATATGATACCTACTCAATTTGTAAATAATGCAGGAGTGAGTTACAGTTTTCCAAAAAGAAAAATGTCTTTAAGTATTGATGTCAAAAACATCTTTAACGAACAAGTCTTCGACAACTTTGCCATACAACAACCTGGCAGGGGAGTATTCATGAAAATCAATTATTCTATTTTTTAA